The following are encoded together in the Malaya genurostris strain Urasoe2022 chromosome 3, Malgen_1.1, whole genome shotgun sequence genome:
- the LOC131436898 gene encoding possible lysine-specific histone demethylase 1, with protein MSTITNTAAVTGDGSLNASSSIQDIETVMIISDDSDIEMTELTPKTKARPGPGPGSSYTDSKDGDETEGRRISRRKKPKVEYSDTKPASSTDNSNSEKKQESKVEPKVKKREPETLVKDEKGESEPNPHREILTGLEGAAFQSRLPFEKMTASEAVCFPEITKHGLVAQRVFLNVRNRILQMWIENPMVQLTIENALKNMEQPFDSDPNLVRKVHAFLERHGFINFGIFKRLKPLPNKKLAKVIVIGAGISGLSAAQQLQQFGFDVIVLEARDRVGGRIATFRKNSYTADLGAMVVTGIWGNPITILSKQTGMEMCPIKTACPLYGAGGKPVPKHKDDMVEREFNRLLEATSYLSHQLDFNYAGNHPVSLGQALEWIIKLQEKHVKEKQVQHLNNIISWQQKLIDNQQAVKDTMDRIKDLRAKHKELLETKPPKPVEIDTKYIDHEFNIRVTAREEQLAWKEIERLRTSQEQIETKLKDLENEQVSEVYLSSKDRQILDWHFANLEFANATPLSNLSLKHWDQDDDFEFIGNHTTVRNGYSCVPIALTEGLDVRVNTAVKRIKYFPGGVEVTADLKSNNSTVHYKADLVLCTLTLGVLKVAISKPSTQMNTVRFEPPLPEWKQSAIQRLGFGNLNKVVLCFDRIFWDPNTNLFGHVGSTTASRGELFLFWNISQSPVLLALVAGQSAAIMENVSDDVIVGRCIAVLKGIFGNSAVPQPKETVVTRWRADPWARGSYSFVSVGSSGSDYDLLAAPVTPRSSEISTGGINGTAHCGNGNNDEDDSKADIPRLFFAGEHTIRNYPATVHGALLSGLREAGRIADYYLGFPNTYPDAPKEEPRK; from the exons ATGAGTACAATTACAAATACGGCAGCAGTAACCGGTGACGGATCGCTGAATGCTTCAAGTTCTATCCAGGACATAGAAACGGTTATGATTATTAGCGATGATTCCGACATTGAGATGACTGAGTTAACCCCTAAGACTAAAGCACGTCCAGGTCCGGGTCCGGGCTCGAGTTATACTGACAGTAAAGATGGTGACGAAACGGAGGGACGACGAATCAGCCGACGGAAGAAACCCAAAGTTGAATATTCCGATACTAAACCTGCGAGCTCAACGGACAATTCTAACAGTGAAAAGAAACAGGAATCTAAAGtagaaccaaaagttaaaaaacGGGAACCTGAAACATTGGTCAAAGATGAAAAGGGAGAATCTGAGCCCAATCCACATCGAGAAATTTTGACCGGTCTCGAAGGTGCTGCTTTTCAATCGCGACTGCCTTTCGAAAAAATGACTGCCTCGGAAGCGGTATGCTTTCCGGAGATTACTAAACATGGCCTGGTAGCTCAACGAGTTTTTCTTAATGTTCGGAATCGCATATTGCAAATGTGGATAGAAAACCCAATGGTGCAATTGACAATAGAGAACGCTCTAAAAAACATGGAGCAACCATTTGATAGTGATCCAAACCTTGTACGAAAGGTGCATGCATTTCTAGAACGGCATGGATTtataaattttggaattttcaaaCGTTTGAAACCTTTACCGAACAAAAAATTAGCTAAGGTGATTGTTATTGGCGCAGGAATATCGGGATTGTCCGCTGCTCAACAATTGCAACAATTCGGGTTTGACGTGATCGTTTTGGAAGCAAGGGATCGAGTTGGCGGTCGAATAGCAACTTTTCGAAAGAATTCGTACACTGCCGATCTGGGAGCTATGGTAGTAACCGGAATTTGGGGTAATCCGATAACAATTCTTAGTAAGCAAACGGGAATGGAAATGTGTCCAATTAAAACAGCATGCCCGCTTTATGGGGCCGGAGGTAAACCAGTTCCTAAACACAAAGATGATATGGTTGAGCGCGAGTTCAATCGCCTGTTGGAAGCTACCAGTTATCTTTCTCACCAACTGGATTTCAATTACGCCGGAAATCACCCAGTTTCCTTAGGACAGGCTCTCGAGTGGATTATCAAGTTACAGGAAAAACATGTAAAAGAGAAGCAAGTTCAACATTTGAACAACATAATATCCTGGCAACAAAAACTTATTGACAACCAGCAAGCTGTTAAGGATACGATGGATCGTATCAAGGATCTTCGTGCTAAGCATAAAGAATTACTGGAAACAAAACCTCCTAAACCAGTTGAGATCGATACTAAATATATTGACCATGAGTTTAACATAAGAGTAACAGCGCGTGAAGAACAGTTGGCATGGAAAGAAATAGAACGCCTGCGCACTAGTCAGGAGCAGATCGAAACGAAATTGAAAGATTTGGAAAACGAACAAGTTAGTGAAGTATATCTTTCCTCGAAGGACCGGCAAATTCTAGATTGGCATTTTGCGAATTTGGAATTCGCTAACGCAACACCTCTCAGCAATCTTTCCCTCAAGCACTGGGATCAGGATGATGATTTCGAATTTATCGGAAATCACACTACGGTAAGAAATGGCTATTCCTGCGTTCCCATAGCACTTACTGAAGGTCTGGATGTGCGAGTTAATACGGCTGTAAAAAGAATCAAATATTTTCCTGGTGGCGTTGAGGTTACGGCCGATCTCAAATCAAACAATTCCACAGTCCACTACAAGGCGGATCTAGTTTTATGCACGCTGACGCTGGGCGTCTTGAAAGTGGCCATCTCAAAGCCATCGACTCAGATGAACACTGTACGCTTTGAACCCCCACTCCCAGAATGGAAACAGTCTGCAATACAACGACTTGGCTTCGGAAATCTCAACAAGGTAGTCCTGTGTTTCGATAGGATTTTTTGGGACCCAAATACCAACTTGTTTGGACACGTTGGAAGCACTACAGCCAGTCGAGgtgagttgttcttgttttggaACATTTCACAATCGCCGGTTCTGCTTGCGCTGGTTGCCGGTCAATCTGCTGCCATAATGGAAAATGTTTCCGATGATGTCATTGTTG GGCGATGTATCGCGGTACTGAAAGGTATTTTCGGTAATTCAGCTGTCCCTCAACCGAAAGAAACAGTAGTTACTCGATGGCGGGCAGATCCCTGGGCCCGTGGGTCCTATAGTTTCGTGTCTGTTGGATCGTCTGGTAGTGATTATGATTTGCTAGCCGCACCGGTCACACCTCGATCCAGCGAAATTAGCACGGGAGGAATCAACGGGACTGCCCATTGCGGAAATGGAAACAATGACGAAGATGATAGCAAAGCAGACATTCCACGGTTGTTTTTTGCCGGTGAACATACGATACGCAATTATCCTGCCACAGTACATGGTGCGTTGCTGAGTGGCCTAAGGGAAGCAGGTCGGATAGCAGACTACTACCTGGGATTCCCAAACACGTACCCCGACGCACCGAAAGAGGAACCGAGGAAGTAA
- the LOC131438321 gene encoding CD2 antigen cytoplasmic tail-binding protein 2 homolog: MYKRTASIVAEEDNYLDDLVHDKQSNRPSTSKHTLDSDEEDSGDDDTQYNVLTENDIEGEEDGIARVDGETKITPFNMKEEMEEGHFDADGHYLWKKGGEIRDNWLDNIDWVKIKNDPNYKDKKVSLVKGLAESDSEDDSDDKIKPFDASSTYRSILDMMEPKETIKKALQRIGKKTVKLTTAQRWKMKKLGTLDESSEKITKLTELANEILTQEGNMDIYDETYEMIQKKVKDSKGQPDEELDMYADDFDNKEKVKLKEHNSTDGSTRSNEEPSSSKTRIDEITQGQMWEYKEQQNADKILGPFTTEQMQQYAEEGRFSSGAFARKLGSEDSRFYSAARIDFELYL; this comes from the exons ATGTACAAACGCACAGCTTCCATAGTAGCCGAAGAGGACAACTATCTTGATGATCTTGTGCATGATAAACAGAGCAACCGACCTTCCACTAGTAAACATACTCTAGACTCTGACGAAGAGGATAGTGGTGACGATGATACTCA GTACAATGTTCTTACTGAGAACGATATCGAAGGTGAGGAAGATGGAATCGCCCGTGTTGATGGAGAAACCAAAATTACCCCTTTCAATATGAAAGAGGAAATGGAAGAAGGTCATTTTGATGCAGATGGTCATTATTTGTGGAAAAAAGGTGGAGAAATCCGCGATAATTGGTTGGATAACATAGATTGGGTCAAAATAAAGAATGATCCCAACTATAAAGACAAAAAAGTTAGTCTAGTAAAAGGGTTGGCAGAATCTGACTCAGAAGACGATAGCGATGATAAAATCAAGCCTTTTGATGCATCTTCAACGTACCGAAGTATACTAGATATGATGGAACCCAAGGAAACCATCAAGAAAGCTCTTCAAAGGATCGGTAAAAAAACGGTGAAATTAACTACTGCTCAACGTtggaaaatgaaaaagttagGTACTTTGGATGAGTCTAGTGAAAAAATTACCAAATTGACGGAATTAGCCAATGAAATTCTGACACAAGAAGGTAATATGGATATTTACGACGAAACCTATGAGATGATTCAGAAAAAAGTAAAAGATTCCAAAGGACAGCCTGACGAAGAATTAGACATGTATGCAGATGATTTTGATAACAAGGAGAAAGTCAAATTGAAAGAACATAATTCGACGGATGGTTCAACTCGTTCCAATGAGGAACCTTCCTCTTCCAAAACCCGAATTGATGAAATCACTCAGGGGCAAATGTGGGAATATAAGGAACAGCAAAATGCTGATAAGATACTCGGACCTTTTACAACGGAACAAATGCAACAATATGCTGAGGAAGGACGATTCAGCAGTGGAGCATTCGCTAGAAAACTGGGCTCAGAAGATTCTCGGTTTTACTCTGCTGCTAGAATTGATTTTGAGTTATATTTGTAA